One window from the genome of Natrialba magadii ATCC 43099 encodes:
- a CDS encoding DUF4040 domain-containing protein, with amino-acid sequence MIGTAVAYTLALFIVLAAVATALFRDVLSAIVVFGAYSLGMAILYTFLLAPDVAMTEAAIGAGVTTILLLLTIARTTRPSTDRLFERVNVPAVIVVGAFVLMLGTLLPDMYAVGTESAPVWGEQGVLTETPSLYYIENTFGDTEAQNAVSAVLASYRGFDTFGEAVVVFAAAIAVLLVLKREVFT; translated from the coding sequence ATGATCGGAACCGCTGTCGCCTACACGCTTGCACTCTTCATCGTGCTGGCAGCCGTCGCTACGGCACTGTTCAGAGACGTCCTCTCCGCAATCGTCGTCTTCGGTGCCTACAGCCTCGGGATGGCAATTCTCTACACGTTCTTGCTCGCACCTGACGTCGCCATGACGGAGGCCGCAATCGGTGCCGGCGTGACGACGATCCTCTTGCTGTTAACCATCGCGCGCACGACGCGGCCCTCGACGGATCGGCTCTTCGAGCGGGTCAACGTCCCGGCGGTCATCGTCGTCGGTGCGTTCGTCCTGATGCTCGGGACCCTCTTGCCCGACATGTATGCCGTCGGCACGGAGTCCGCACCAGTCTGGGGCGAACAGGGCGTTCTCACGGAGACGCCGTCGCTCTACTACATCGAGAACACGTTCGGTGACACTGAGGCACAGAACGCCGTCTCCGCAGTGCTCGCCTCCTACCGTGGGTTCGACACCTTCGGTGAGGCTGTCGTCGTCTTCGCTGCCGCAATCGCCGTGTTGCTCGTGCTGAAACGGGAGGTGTTCACCTAA
- a CDS encoding cation:proton antiporter subunit C — MIELLASRYAYALMFVLMGVGMYMMIANQNLVKKLIGVNLFQTAIFLFFVAVAYVEGGSAPIVPTEGDPGAMASPLPHVIVLTAIVVGIALTAVGLALIVRIHSEYGTLREDTLREVRADE, encoded by the coding sequence ATGATTGAACTGCTCGCCTCGCGCTACGCCTACGCCCTGATGTTCGTCCTGATGGGTGTCGGGATGTACATGATGATCGCCAACCAGAACCTCGTAAAGAAGCTGATCGGGGTCAACCTCTTCCAGACGGCGATCTTCCTGTTCTTCGTCGCGGTCGCCTACGTCGAGGGCGGCTCGGCACCGATCGTTCCGACTGAGGGCGACCCCGGCGCGATGGCCAGTCCGCTCCCGCACGTGATCGTGCTGACTGCAATTGTCGTCGGCATTGCACTCACGGCGGTCGGGCTTGCATTGATCGTCCGGATCCACTCGGAGTACGGAACGCTCCGTGAGGATACCCTCCGGGAGGTGCGTGCCGATGAGTAA
- a CDS encoding Na(+)/H(+) antiporter subunit D, translating to MIDATYDILAYAYPPLIVFAAALLVLVLPRLLGFAVGTLSLASVVAISLLAPEGAHLTRTFLGFQDIHPFLIDDFTRMMGIALGFLGTFAVIYAYSSEASRKLAAIALAYVASALGAAFAGDWLVLVFMWEIMALTSTLLVWQYGGDAVRAGYRYALAHGIGGSLVLFAVIAQYAAVGSFAMVTEAGETVGFADGIPLLLAVLGIGVNVAFVGFHTWLPDTYPRPHFAASVFLAAFTTKTSAYVLYRAIPEGNLLLAYMGGAMAVYGVVFALLQHDMRALLSYHIQAQLGYMVAGIGIGSAIGIAGAMGHLFNNVLYKSLLFMAVGVVIYRTGENDLYKLGGLWREMPLTAIAFAIGALSITAVPGFSGFISKGMVLDAADPAYYGGSEYQALYWLLFIGAIGTFLSFIKLGYYVFLHGPSDYTVKDSRTGQTVAMFSVGGACVLLGLPAIGWPVFADLLPLVDGISIPDMAINELEPYSDTHLQDALILIVISVIGFKLIRKPLSKMDYSDPSLVVNPTGYYLGRGTMLAITDLYAAVDNAVVSGVKRCYWAGNNPVLAVDETARRLPMVDVPERQHADGGRPSTIHLRAGIGTTVLLLTIILTVIIWLLV from the coding sequence ATGATCGACGCAACCTACGACATCCTGGCCTACGCGTATCCACCGCTGATCGTCTTCGCAGCCGCGCTGCTCGTGCTCGTTCTGCCGCGACTCCTCGGCTTCGCGGTCGGCACACTGAGCCTCGCTTCGGTCGTCGCAATTTCGCTGCTCGCACCCGAAGGTGCCCACCTCACCCGCACCTTCCTCGGGTTCCAGGACATCCACCCGTTCCTCATCGACGACTTCACCCGGATGATGGGGATCGCGCTTGGCTTCCTCGGCACTTTCGCCGTCATCTACGCGTACTCGAGTGAGGCCTCGCGCAAACTGGCAGCCATCGCGCTGGCGTACGTCGCGAGCGCGCTCGGTGCGGCCTTTGCGGGCGACTGGCTCGTGCTGGTGTTCATGTGGGAGATCATGGCGCTGACGAGCACGCTGCTGGTCTGGCAGTACGGTGGCGACGCGGTCCGTGCGGGCTACCGCTACGCGCTGGCCCACGGTATCGGTGGGAGCCTGGTGCTGTTCGCGGTGATCGCACAGTACGCCGCCGTCGGCTCGTTCGCTATGGTCACAGAAGCGGGAGAGACGGTCGGCTTCGCTGACGGCATTCCGCTCTTGCTCGCGGTGCTCGGCATCGGTGTGAACGTTGCCTTCGTCGGCTTCCACACCTGGCTACCGGACACCTACCCGCGCCCGCACTTCGCCGCGTCGGTGTTCCTTGCGGCCTTCACGACGAAGACGAGCGCCTACGTGCTCTACCGCGCGATTCCGGAGGGGAACCTCCTGCTCGCGTACATGGGAGGGGCGATGGCCGTCTACGGCGTCGTCTTCGCGCTGCTTCAGCACGACATGCGCGCGCTGCTGTCCTACCACATCCAGGCACAGCTTGGCTACATGGTCGCGGGTATCGGAATCGGCTCCGCGATCGGGATCGCCGGCGCGATGGGGCACCTGTTCAACAACGTGCTCTACAAGAGCCTGCTGTTCATGGCCGTCGGGGTCGTCATCTACCGAACCGGTGAGAACGACCTCTACAAGCTCGGTGGCCTCTGGCGTGAGATGCCGCTGACCGCAATCGCGTTCGCCATCGGTGCGCTCTCGATTACCGCTGTGCCCGGCTTCAGCGGCTTCATCAGCAAGGGGATGGTGCTCGACGCGGCCGATCCAGCCTACTACGGCGGCAGCGAGTACCAGGCGCTGTACTGGCTGCTGTTCATCGGTGCGATCGGCACGTTCCTCTCGTTCATCAAGCTCGGCTACTACGTCTTCTTGCACGGCCCATCCGACTACACAGTCAAGGACTCGAGGACGGGCCAGACGGTCGCGATGTTCTCCGTCGGTGGTGCCTGTGTCCTGCTCGGACTGCCGGCGATCGGCTGGCCGGTCTTTGCCGACCTGTTGCCGCTGGTCGACGGGATCAGTATTCCAGACATGGCCATCAACGAACTCGAGCCCTACAGTGACACTCACCTTCAGGACGCTCTCATCCTGATCGTCATCTCCGTTATCGGCTTCAAACTCATCCGCAAGCCGCTCTCGAAGATGGACTACTCCGACCCGTCGTTGGTCGTGAACCCGACCGGCTACTACCTTGGCCGGGGCACGATGCTCGCGATTACCGACCTCTACGCTGCCGTCGACAACGCCGTCGTCAGCGGCGTCAAGCGCTGCTACTGGGCCGGCAACAACCCAGTGCTTGCCGTCGACGAAACCGCTCGCCGGCTCCCGATGGTCGACGTACCGGAACGCCAGCACGCTGATGGTGGCCGCCCATCGACGATCCACCTCCGTGCTGGAATCGGGACGACGGTCCTACTGTTGACGATCATTCTCACGGTAATTATCTGGCTGCTGGTGTAG
- a CDS encoding proton-conducting transporter transmembrane domain-containing protein, which translates to MSNVDLILPLLVAVPILMATVPIALGLRFDRTGWGVTTLTTTGLLAATAYLASAVYSEGMVTHELGGWPREFGIQLVADEFSTLIALLVIATATAVLAYMRVGGPRGNTFYAGYLLLTGGLLGLSLTGDVFNMFVFLEIVGLATYALIASGDGPESAVSALKYLILGTVGASLYLIGVGFIFMATGTLNMQVLSEIMPEVLAQGGQNLVLMQAAFAFIFVGFALKVAQWPLHTWQPDAYQHAPDGVTPVIAALVSTAYAYALGRLMYTVFGPEFLTSTPYLTEIVVTVGCLSVLAGSTLAVIQTDVKRMFAYSSVAQFGLVVAAFGLVTETALIGGIIHLLGHAVIKAGLFAAAGVIAVSYGARTVDEYAGLADNRPFVAGGTALLLIALIGIPPSAGFIGKWYIAVGSVQAEMWPVAAVILLSTMLTLAYSARLLEKMYFTPATPVESPHPSGPVATDGGHEGGDGDDAHGSEHGDESAGNVGASAFTDAGRIGRGNPDAVSFGMLALVIVAAIVAVLLGFAGGELYDLLDPFATEVFNE; encoded by the coding sequence ATGAGTAACGTCGATCTCATCTTGCCGCTGCTGGTCGCGGTGCCGATTCTCATGGCCACCGTTCCGATCGCGCTCGGCCTGCGCTTCGATCGGACCGGCTGGGGTGTTACCACCCTCACGACGACCGGACTACTCGCTGCGACAGCGTACCTCGCGAGTGCGGTCTACAGCGAGGGGATGGTCACCCACGAACTCGGCGGCTGGCCACGTGAGTTTGGGATTCAACTCGTCGCAGACGAGTTCTCCACGCTGATCGCGCTGCTGGTAATTGCCACCGCAACGGCCGTCCTTGCGTACATGCGCGTCGGTGGACCGCGCGGGAACACGTTCTATGCAGGCTACCTGCTGCTGACGGGTGGCCTGCTCGGACTCTCGCTGACCGGCGACGTGTTCAACATGTTCGTCTTCCTCGAGATCGTCGGGCTCGCAACCTACGCCCTGATCGCGAGCGGAGACGGTCCCGAGTCGGCAGTTTCGGCGTTGAAGTACCTGATCCTCGGCACTGTCGGTGCGTCGCTGTACCTGATCGGTGTCGGCTTCATCTTCATGGCAACCGGGACGCTAAACATGCAGGTGCTCTCGGAGATTATGCCCGAGGTGCTCGCGCAGGGCGGGCAGAACCTCGTCCTGATGCAGGCTGCGTTCGCGTTCATCTTCGTCGGCTTCGCGCTGAAGGTCGCCCAGTGGCCGCTGCACACCTGGCAACCGGACGCCTACCAGCACGCGCCTGACGGTGTGACGCCAGTCATCGCGGCGCTGGTCTCGACGGCGTACGCGTACGCGCTCGGACGGCTGATGTACACCGTCTTCGGGCCGGAGTTCCTCACGTCGACGCCGTACCTGACGGAAATCGTCGTCACGGTCGGCTGTCTGAGTGTGCTCGCAGGTAGCACGCTCGCTGTCATTCAGACCGACGTCAAGCGGATGTTCGCCTACTCCTCGGTCGCGCAGTTCGGTCTCGTCGTGGCGGCGTTCGGTCTCGTCACGGAGACGGCCCTGATCGGGGGGATCATCCACCTGCTCGGTCACGCAGTGATAAAGGCCGGACTGTTCGCCGCTGCCGGCGTGATCGCGGTCAGCTACGGTGCGCGAACCGTCGACGAGTACGCCGGTCTTGCGGATAACCGACCGTTCGTCGCCGGCGGGACGGCGCTCTTGCTGATCGCGTTGATCGGCATCCCGCCCTCGGCCGGCTTCATCGGCAAGTGGTACATCGCCGTCGGCTCGGTGCAGGCCGAGATGTGGCCCGTCGCGGCCGTCATCCTGCTCAGCACCATGCTGACGCTCGCCTACTCGGCCCGCCTGCTGGAGAAGATGTACTTCACGCCGGCGACGCCGGTCGAATCACCGCATCCGTCGGGTCCGGTTGCGACTGACGGTGGTCACGAGGGTGGAGACGGTGACGACGCGCACGGGAGCGAACACGGTGACGAGTCTGCTGGCAACGTTGGTGCCAGTGCGTTCACTGACGCTGGCCGCATCGGCCGCGGCAACCCCGACGCCGTCTCGTTCGGCATGCTCGCGCTCGTTATCGTCGCCGCCATCGTCGCGGTCCTGCTCGGATTCGCGGGTGGTGAACTCTACGACCTTCTCGATCCGTTCGCGACGGAGGTGTTCAACGAATGA
- a CDS encoding MnhB domain-containing protein, with amino-acid sequence MSQPDSNTNTDTYSESQVILTSVRIIAPFTLTYGMFLSLHGADTPGGSFQGGAIIGVTVLMLAFAFGIDPTRKWVKNSFVAGLITGGVTIFIATGLFTMALGGNFLEYDAIADTFGIAHYWGMEAIEVGGVALIVAGAVITLFFATAAGFTPERHSNETDSSHTGPEVGRDD; translated from the coding sequence ATGTCGCAGCCAGATTCGAACACGAATACAGATACCTACTCGGAGAGTCAGGTCATTCTGACCTCCGTTCGAATTATTGCACCGTTTACGCTCACCTACGGGATGTTCCTGAGTCTCCACGGGGCTGACACCCCCGGTGGCAGTTTCCAGGGCGGCGCCATCATCGGCGTCACCGTCCTGATGCTCGCCTTCGCGTTCGGGATCGACCCGACCCGAAAGTGGGTCAAAAACTCCTTCGTTGCCGGCCTCATCACCGGCGGTGTCACCATCTTCATCGCAACCGGGCTGTTCACCATGGCTCTCGGCGGCAACTTCCTCGAGTACGATGCGATCGCCGACACCTTCGGGATCGCACACTACTGGGGCATGGAGGCCATCGAGGTCGGTGGTGTTGCACTGATCGTTGCCGGCGCAGTGATCACGCTGTTCTTCGCGACAGCGGCGGGGTTTACGCCCGAGCGTCACAGCAACGAGACCGACTCGTCTCACACGGGTCCGGAGGTGGGACGCGATGATTGA
- a CDS encoding monovalent cation/H+ antiporter subunit E, with protein MAAERVLIPLSDTVTVRQTVGYAVQSCPGEAETLEFHLVVALPHDMEMPEGQSLTEEAEKLLSKAESWVREDASADSTSTTIDIETAVLGEDEYLFGPRDYARTFDSYAAANDIDRLVLDPEYQPGTTAQMLQPLERELESVGLAYNEAPVERPARHERLVGDGAERFDKMFAMFWISYGFYLVLGDPTYWFDLVTGAAVAGIVAVSLAHVTFAFPLDRIGSPVRTLRFAAYVPYLLFEIVKANLAISLVILRPSMPIEPTMTRVNARVRSGLPLLALANSITLTPGTLTVRADDQRLIIHTLIPTAREDLFEGSLERAVRFVFHGRRGARIPTPEERGDTEIIGGDEL; from the coding sequence GTGGCGGCTGAACGAGTGCTCATACCGCTGTCTGACACGGTCACCGTCCGACAGACGGTTGGGTACGCCGTCCAATCGTGTCCCGGCGAGGCAGAGACACTCGAGTTCCACCTCGTCGTCGCACTGCCCCACGATATGGAGATGCCGGAGGGGCAGTCGTTGACGGAGGAGGCCGAGAAACTGCTCTCGAAGGCCGAGAGCTGGGTCCGAGAGGACGCGAGCGCGGATTCGACGAGCACGACGATCGACATCGAAACGGCCGTGCTCGGCGAGGACGAGTATCTGTTCGGGCCGCGTGACTACGCACGGACGTTCGATTCGTACGCCGCGGCGAACGACATCGATCGTCTGGTGCTCGACCCGGAGTACCAGCCGGGGACGACGGCACAGATGCTCCAGCCACTCGAGCGGGAACTCGAGAGCGTCGGGTTGGCGTACAACGAAGCACCGGTCGAACGACCCGCACGCCACGAGCGACTGGTCGGTGACGGGGCCGAGCGGTTTGACAAGATGTTCGCGATGTTCTGGATCTCCTATGGGTTCTATCTCGTCCTCGGGGATCCAACGTACTGGTTCGATCTCGTCACCGGTGCGGCAGTCGCCGGAATCGTCGCCGTCTCGCTTGCACACGTGACGTTCGCGTTCCCGCTTGACCGGATCGGGTCGCCGGTCCGGACGCTGCGGTTTGCAGCCTACGTGCCGTATCTTCTCTTCGAGATCGTGAAGGCGAATCTCGCGATTTCGCTCGTCATCTTGCGGCCCTCGATGCCGATCGAGCCGACGATGACCCGGGTCAACGCGCGGGTTCGGAGCGGACTCCCGCTGCTCGCGCTTGCGAACAGCATCACGCTGACGCCGGGAACGCTTACGGTTCGAGCGGACGACCAGCGCCTGATTATTCACACGCTGATCCCGACGGCTCGGGAGGATCTCTTCGAGGGGTCACTGGAGCGTGCCGTTCGCTTCGTCTTCCACGGACGGCGGGGCGCTCGTATTCCGACGCCGGAAGAGCGCGGCGATACGGAAATTATCGGAGGTGACGAACTGTGA
- a CDS encoding cation:proton antiporter, translating to MMFYRAVAGPTTQDRLLAVNVLGTNTVVILALLAAGLGEPWFLDIALIYALLNFLMAIAISKFTVERGGVL from the coding sequence ATGATGTTCTACCGCGCCGTTGCCGGCCCAACGACCCAGGACCGACTGCTGGCGGTGAACGTGCTCGGGACGAACACGGTCGTTATTCTGGCCTTGCTTGCAGCGGGGCTCGGAGAGCCGTGGTTCCTCGACATCGCCCTGATCTACGCGCTGCTTAACTTCCTGATGGCGATCGCCATCTCGAAGTTCACCGTCGAGCGAGGTGGTGTGCTGTGA
- the mnhG gene encoding monovalent cation/H(+) antiporter subunit G: MIEQVRFWAIIVLLAFGLFFTFVSAVGVIRLPDIYSRAHTASQTDTLGAGLALAAVALALGWDSMAIYAVLLLFFVFITNPTAAHAIARSAAESGIVPLTEETEVDVEPDPSTPDEGESQ; this comes from the coding sequence GTGATCGAACAGGTTCGATTCTGGGCCATCATCGTCCTGCTCGCGTTCGGACTGTTCTTCACGTTCGTCTCTGCAGTAGGCGTGATTCGTCTGCCAGACATCTACTCGCGAGCCCACACCGCGTCCCAGACGGACACGCTCGGCGCGGGACTCGCGCTTGCGGCCGTCGCGCTCGCACTCGGCTGGGACAGCATGGCGATCTACGCCGTGCTGTTGCTGTTCTTCGTGTTCATCACGAACCCGACGGCCGCACACGCGATCGCACGCTCTGCGGCCGAGTCCGGGATCGTCCCGTTGACTGAGGAGACAGAGGTCGACGTCGAACCGGATCCATCGACCCCAGACGAGGGTGAGTCACAATGA
- a CDS encoding tyrosine-type recombinase/integrase, with product MTDSDANTRTDVTITDAIDTYLQRKAVGDPDGPGAGAYAANAESILHRFADWLDREFGITSLFALESTHARAYAADLREQTERGAYTASSAHTYYAVVRAFLSWCVRGGILETNPAATDPAESALPNASAGTDKNQDGDTDTDTTAWNLEQRRRLETYARERALSAADATPTERRSRLREYAMVALLAHSSVRGAELFRVPEDDRRSGATWDDVDFYTGTIRVLGKSQRLEDVSLLAPARTPLRRYRVVLDPPSNDWPLFPTRHAPSIARRVREALADRGYDDAEIEALFDEATATELAREHAISPPAITTEGARSVLKRLCEDAGLEVGGEYLTPSGVRAETGGDGDETGTSRQRVRCEATRSRPTLRTPNGERSIAVPVDELLEINILSHSTRSSGQTDSE from the coding sequence GTGACTGATTCCGACGCCAACACCAGAACAGACGTCACCATCACCGACGCCATCGATACCTACCTCCAACGCAAGGCCGTCGGCGACCCCGACGGCCCCGGCGCGGGCGCATACGCTGCCAACGCCGAATCCATCCTCCACCGCTTCGCCGACTGGCTCGACCGCGAGTTCGGGATCACCTCGCTGTTCGCACTCGAGTCCACCCACGCGCGAGCGTACGCCGCCGACCTCCGCGAGCAAACCGAGCGCGGGGCCTACACCGCCTCGAGCGCCCACACCTACTACGCCGTCGTCCGGGCCTTCCTCTCGTGGTGTGTCCGCGGCGGCATCCTCGAGACGAACCCCGCCGCAACCGATCCCGCGGAATCAGCATTGCCGAACGCGAGTGCCGGCACGGACAAAAACCAAGACGGCGACACCGACACGGACACCACCGCCTGGAACCTCGAACAACGCCGCCGCCTCGAGACCTATGCCCGCGAACGCGCTCTCTCAGCAGCCGATGCGACACCAACCGAACGGCGAAGCCGCCTTCGCGAGTACGCCATGGTCGCGCTGCTCGCGCACTCGAGTGTCCGCGGTGCGGAGCTGTTCCGAGTGCCGGAGGACGACAGACGCTCGGGGGCGACCTGGGACGACGTGGACTTCTATACGGGCACGATTCGGGTGCTCGGCAAATCTCAGCGCTTAGAGGACGTGTCGCTGCTCGCGCCGGCGAGAACGCCGCTGCGGCGGTACCGCGTGGTGCTCGATCCGCCGTCGAACGACTGGCCGCTGTTTCCGACGCGACACGCGCCGTCGATCGCCCGCCGCGTTCGCGAGGCGCTCGCGGATCGGGGATACGACGACGCGGAGATCGAGGCGCTGTTCGACGAGGCGACGGCGACCGAACTCGCCCGCGAGCACGCGATTTCGCCGCCGGCGATTACGACCGAAGGGGCGCGCTCGGTGCTGAAGCGCCTCTGTGAGGACGCGGGACTCGAGGTCGGCGGCGAGTACCTGACACCCAGCGGCGTTCGCGCTGAAACAGGTGGTGACGGTGACGAGACCGGCACCAGCCGTCAACGCGTGCGATGCGAAGCGACACGGTCGCGACCGACGCTACGGACGCCGAACGGAGAGCGCTCGATCGCGGTTCCGGTCGACGAGTTACTCGAGATCAACATACTCTCTCACAGCACGCGATCCAGTGGGCAGACGGACTCCGAATAG
- a CDS encoding proton-conducting transporter transmembrane domain-containing protein encodes MTEESILPLAAVLVSAVAMVLIIASYRYPNVREGWSVLAALAKFGIILSMLPDVLDGTTYYWSLQESLGIEFLAGIDFVLRADPLGMLFALLASFLWIFTSFYAAGYMRGLDEHAQTRFFASFAASLSAALGIAFAGNLVTIFIFYELLSLVTYPLVAHNEDDEARIAGRKYLTYTFFGGGVFLLAGTVLTYWLTSMTADGATTAFESGGIDALAEAAQAEPVFAQAAFFLLIAGFGVKAAVMPLHSWLADAMVAPTPVSGLLHAVAVVKSGAFGVARVILEVFGPGLIHDLPLNVPGIGEVGLNVPVAILAAFTLTAASIIALRKDHLKRRLAFSTTAQLSYIVLGLSMLHPFAILGALFHIPAHAFGKLTLFFCAGAVHVETHTDYVSEMAGIGKRMPLTMSAFAIGAAGMAGMPLIAGFVSKFYMLIGSADVGGGYWLFASALILSGILNIAYLWPVVYTAFFESEDRHDAKPLLEFPPGGKRESYFGEEVATDGGNPVDEDEGAAGDDETDDKPPSGQPRPADDDAGETEAAGAGTPLESEPDADEADDDYEYAVDKYPSDADVPGNRGAHADHAEGHHDHGDHHDHHGGAPPGGWTRHSPFSESTWLMLMPITVIAVGAVTLGVIPDYAVFLDLVIYIVEGVFGMEWSELSALSHEEILAEVLA; translated from the coding sequence ATGACTGAAGAATCCATCTTACCGCTCGCTGCCGTCCTCGTTTCGGCGGTCGCGATGGTACTGATCATCGCGTCGTATCGCTATCCGAACGTCCGCGAGGGCTGGTCCGTCCTCGCCGCGCTGGCGAAGTTCGGGATCATCCTCAGTATGCTCCCGGACGTGCTGGACGGCACGACCTACTACTGGAGCCTGCAGGAATCGCTCGGTATCGAATTCCTCGCCGGCATCGACTTCGTTCTGCGCGCCGACCCGCTCGGGATGTTGTTCGCACTGCTCGCGAGTTTCCTCTGGATCTTCACGTCGTTCTACGCCGCGGGCTACATGCGCGGGCTGGACGAACACGCCCAGACCCGGTTCTTCGCCTCGTTCGCGGCCAGCCTCTCGGCCGCGCTCGGTATCGCGTTCGCCGGCAACCTGGTGACGATCTTCATCTTCTACGAGCTGCTGTCGCTCGTCACCTACCCGCTGGTCGCACACAACGAAGACGACGAGGCCCGGATCGCCGGTCGCAAGTACCTCACCTACACGTTCTTTGGCGGCGGGGTGTTCCTGCTCGCCGGGACGGTCCTCACCTACTGGCTCACCAGTATGACCGCCGACGGCGCGACGACCGCGTTCGAATCCGGCGGCATCGACGCACTTGCAGAGGCCGCACAGGCTGAACCCGTCTTCGCACAGGCCGCGTTCTTCCTGCTGATCGCCGGCTTCGGTGTCAAGGCCGCCGTCATGCCGCTTCACTCGTGGCTTGCCGACGCGATGGTCGCACCGACGCCCGTCTCCGGGCTGCTCCACGCCGTGGCGGTCGTCAAGTCCGGTGCGTTCGGGGTGGCGCGAGTCATCCTCGAGGTCTTCGGACCCGGGCTGATTCACGACCTACCGCTCAACGTCCCGGGTATCGGTGAGGTCGGGCTGAACGTGCCGGTGGCGATTCTGGCCGCCTTTACGTTGACCGCAGCCAGTATCATCGCGCTACGCAAGGACCACCTCAAACGCCGGCTCGCGTTCTCGACAACGGCGCAGCTATCCTACATCGTGCTCGGACTCTCGATGCTCCATCCGTTCGCGATCCTCGGGGCGCTGTTCCACATCCCCGCCCACGCGTTCGGGAAGCTCACCCTGTTCTTCTGTGCAGGGGCAGTCCACGTCGAGACCCACACCGACTACGTCAGCGAGATGGCCGGGATCGGAAAACGGATGCCGCTGACCATGTCCGCCTTCGCTATCGGCGCGGCGGGCATGGCCGGCATGCCGCTCATCGCCGGCTTCGTCAGCAAGTTCTACATGCTGATCGGCTCCGCCGACGTCGGCGGCGGCTACTGGCTCTTCGCCAGCGCGCTGATCCTCTCAGGCATCCTCAACATCGCCTACCTCTGGCCCGTCGTCTACACCGCGTTCTTCGAGAGCGAAGACCGCCACGACGCCAAGCCGCTCCTCGAGTTCCCGCCAGGCGGGAAGCGCGAGTCCTACTTCGGTGAGGAGGTGGCCACGGACGGTGGGAACCCGGTTGACGAAGACGAGGGCGCAGCTGGTGACGATGAGACCGACGACAAACCCCCAAGCGGCCAGCCACGCCCCGCCGACGACGACGCTGGCGAAACGGAGGCCGCTGGCGCTGGGACACCACTCGAGTCGGAGCCAGATGCGGACGAGGCTGACGACGACTACGAGTACGCCGTCGACAAATACCCAAGCGACGCCGATGTCCCAGGTAACCGTGGTGCACACGCAGATCACGCCGAAGGCCACCACGACCACGGCGATCACCACGACCACCACGGCGGTGCGCCGCCAGGTGGCTGGACACGGCACTCGCCGTTCTCCGAGAGCACGTGGCTCATGCTCATGCCGATCACGGTCATCGCTGTCGGTGCCGTCACGCTCGGCGTGATCCCCGACTACGCGGTCTTCCTCGACCTCGTGATCTACATCGTCGAGGGCGTCTTCGGCATGGAGTGGTCCGAACTGAGTGCACTCTCCCACGAGGAGATTCTGGCGGAGGTGCTAGCCTAA